A window from Dysidea avara chromosome 2, odDysAvar1.4, whole genome shotgun sequence encodes these proteins:
- the LOC136247433 gene encoding uncharacterized protein isoform X1, which translates to MTATMCLSGARYGLRMLLLLLLLATLVSFAKCKVPMYDPQKKVYDCTNLGINHVCDITLVAEAFTTMTYYEGIDEYSEYEGFRATFDANGNIVPLLDEVDTSNVHLQPIQADGYFRPILTINGQMPSPTIIVIKNQTLNVTVYNRLRGVEGITIHWHGMFQNGTQEADGAPYITQTPIGYLDSFTYTFEASPAGTHWYHAHTSAHRTDGLYGALIVRDIEFFFPGLYDTDIASQHTLILMDWQREPSVNLFYTIGASLEYLQETEEYGQQYFTVYNATVGPDGTEVGPIPFWSGIINDKGRHFNQLGEPNIPGTSLNYFTVQRHSRNRFRIIGAQALYSFRFSIEGHKLTVIASDGDPIKPIENVNYVIVHTGERYDVVVTADNTEQKDFWIWAETLEDEDLNNNEIYHNPINTHRAEAVLHYAENPPMDIEEITQTWECTPSSKCKAVNCPFSQYKNIMDCVNVDEFESHPDIPVPEAIYSPTVTGLFYTFGETGTEVSFVDGLSFRLPTNPPLTEFESFQNSNEMCPRRGCNGQNCTCTHVIDLSNVQMGSVVEIVIVNRILDGTDSDGASHPVHLHGHHFYAVKTGYPEYNTTTGEFVKANDDIRCVASKSAQCQNHFSTIEGNDGLIQELVWSNDDVDIEARQFARKDTILVPFGGYSVIRFMADNPGWWLFHCHIQTHLLKGMGAVIRLLQVTDFCEVDKISGNVQYHRRKKTATLTFSVAGRSAATTIECRLDNESFRTCTSPLTFSDIRRGRHRVTVKATCPNDGDTEILQLRFRAHR; encoded by the exons ATGTTgttgctgctactactactagcaACCTTAGTAAGCTTTGCTAAATGCAAAGTGCCAATGTACGACCCACAAAAGAAAGTTTATGATTGCACCAATCTAGGTATTAATCATGTTTGTGATATAACCTTGGTGGCTGAGGCATTTACCACCATGACCTATTACGAGGGCATTGATGAATACAGTGAATATGAAGGGTTCAGAGCAACGTTTGATGCCAATGGCAACATAGTACCCCTACTAGATGAGGTTGATACTTCAAATGTACATCTCCAACCAATACAAGCTGATGGATACTTCAGGCCTATATTAACCATAAATGGTCAAATGCCATCCCCAACCATAATTGTGATTAAGAACCAAACCCTCAACGTGACAGTATACAATCGTTTAAGGGGTGTTGAAGGAATAACTATTCACTGGCACGGAATGTTTCAAAATGGCACACAAGAAGCTGATGGAGCTCCCTATATCACACAGACACCTATCGGATATCTTGACAGTTTCACTTACACCTTTGAAGCTTCCCCAGCTGGTACTCATTGGTATCATGCACACACTAGTGCTCACAGGACTGATGGACTGTATGGTGCATTAATAGTGAGAGATATTGAATTCTTTTTTCCCGGTTTATATGACACTGACATTGCTTCTCAACATACTCTCATACTAATGGACTGGCAAAGAGAACCTTCAGTTAATCTATTTTACACAATTGGAGCTAGTCTAGAGTATTTGCAAGAGACTGAAGAATATGGCCAACAATATTTTACTGTTTACAATGCCACTGTCGGTCCAGATGGTACTGAAGTTGGGCCTATCCCATTTTGGTCAGGTATAATCAATGATAAAGGTCGACACTTTAATCAATTAGGGGAACCCAACATACCAGGAACAAGCTTAAACTACTTTACTGTCCAAAGACATAGCAGAAATCGTTTCAGAATAATTGGAGCCCAAGCTCTATATTCATTTAGATTCTCAATAGAAGGACACAAACTGACTGTAATTGCTAGCGATGGTGATCCTATCAAACCTATTGAGAATGTTAACTATGTTATTGTTCATACTGGTGAGCGATATGATGTGGTTGTAACTGCAGACAACACCGAACAAAAAGATTTCTGGATTTGGGCTGAAACTTTGGAAGATGAAGACTTGAATAATAACGAAATATACCACAACCCAATAAATACACACAGGGCTGAAGCAGTTCTCCACTATGCTGAGAATCCGCCTATGGATATAGAAGAAATAACTCAAACTTGGGAGTGTACACCATCTTCTAAATGTAAAGCTGTGAATTGCCCATTTTCTCAATACAAAAACATCATGGATTGTGTTAATGTTGATGAATTTGAAAGTCACCCAGACATTCCTGTTCCAGAAGCAATTTATTCTCCTACAGTGACAGGGTTGTTTTACACATTTGGAGAAACAGGCACAGAAGTTAGTTTTGTTGATGGGTTAAGCTTCCGATTACCCACCAACCCACCACTAACTGAATTTGAATCCTTCCAAAATTCCAATGAAATGTGTCCAAGAAGGGGCTGCAATGGACaaaactgtacatgtactcATGTGATAGACCTAAGTAATGTACAAATGGGCAGTGTTGTTGAAATAGTTATTGTTAACAGAATACTTGATGGTACCGATTCTGATGGTGCTTCACATCCGGTGCACCTTCATGGACATCACTTCTATGCAGTTAAGACAGGCTACCCTGAATACAACACAACTACTGGTGAATTTGTTAAGGCTAATGATGATATAAGATGTGTAGCCTCAAAGAGTGCCCAATGCCAAAATCACTTTAGTACAATTGAAGGGAATGATGGATTGATACAGGAACTTGTGTGGAGCAATGATGATGTTGATATAGAGGCTAGACAGTTTGCCAGGAAGGACACGATTTTGGTGCCTTTTGGAGGATATTCTGTCATCAGGTTTATGGCAGATAATCCAGGATGGTGGTTATTCCATTGCCATATACAAACACATCTGTTAAAGGGTATGGGTGCTGTTATCAGGCTGCTACAAGTAACTg ATTTTTGTGAAGTTGACAAAATTTCTGGCAACGTCCAGTACCACAGAAGGAAGAAGACTGCTACCCTCACATTTTCAGTTGCCGGTAGATCTGCAGCTACCACTATTGAATGTAGACTTGACAATGAGAGCTTCAGAACCT GTACTAGTCCATTGACATTCAGTGACATAAGAAGAGGAAGACACAGGGTCACTGTGAAGGCTACTTGTCCTAATGATGGTGACACTGAAATATTACAATTGAGGTTCAGAGCTCATCGTTAG
- the LOC136247433 gene encoding uncharacterized protein isoform X2, whose product MQMLLLLLLLATLVSFAKCKVPMYDPQKKVYDCTNLGINHVCDITLVAEAFTTMTYYEGIDEYSEYEGFRATFDANGNIVPLLDEVDTSNVHLQPIQADGYFRPILTINGQMPSPTIIVIKNQTLNVTVYNRLRGVEGITIHWHGMFQNGTQEADGAPYITQTPIGYLDSFTYTFEASPAGTHWYHAHTSAHRTDGLYGALIVRDIEFFFPGLYDTDIASQHTLILMDWQREPSVNLFYTIGASLEYLQETEEYGQQYFTVYNATVGPDGTEVGPIPFWSGIINDKGRHFNQLGEPNIPGTSLNYFTVQRHSRNRFRIIGAQALYSFRFSIEGHKLTVIASDGDPIKPIENVNYVIVHTGERYDVVVTADNTEQKDFWIWAETLEDEDLNNNEIYHNPINTHRAEAVLHYAENPPMDIEEITQTWECTPSSKCKAVNCPFSQYKNIMDCVNVDEFESHPDIPVPEAIYSPTVTGLFYTFGETGTEVSFVDGLSFRLPTNPPLTEFESFQNSNEMCPRRGCNGQNCTCTHVIDLSNVQMGSVVEIVIVNRILDGTDSDGASHPVHLHGHHFYAVKTGYPEYNTTTGEFVKANDDIRCVASKSAQCQNHFSTIEGNDGLIQELVWSNDDVDIEARQFARKDTILVPFGGYSVIRFMADNPGWWLFHCHIQTHLLKGMGAVIRLLQVTDFCEVDKISGNVQYHRRKKTATLTFSVAGRSAATTIECRLDNESFRTCTSPLTFSDIRRGRHRVTVKATCPNDGDTEILQLRFRAHR is encoded by the exons ATGTTgttgctgctactactactagcaACCTTAGTAAGCTTTGCTAAATGCAAAGTGCCAATGTACGACCCACAAAAGAAAGTTTATGATTGCACCAATCTAGGTATTAATCATGTTTGTGATATAACCTTGGTGGCTGAGGCATTTACCACCATGACCTATTACGAGGGCATTGATGAATACAGTGAATATGAAGGGTTCAGAGCAACGTTTGATGCCAATGGCAACATAGTACCCCTACTAGATGAGGTTGATACTTCAAATGTACATCTCCAACCAATACAAGCTGATGGATACTTCAGGCCTATATTAACCATAAATGGTCAAATGCCATCCCCAACCATAATTGTGATTAAGAACCAAACCCTCAACGTGACAGTATACAATCGTTTAAGGGGTGTTGAAGGAATAACTATTCACTGGCACGGAATGTTTCAAAATGGCACACAAGAAGCTGATGGAGCTCCCTATATCACACAGACACCTATCGGATATCTTGACAGTTTCACTTACACCTTTGAAGCTTCCCCAGCTGGTACTCATTGGTATCATGCACACACTAGTGCTCACAGGACTGATGGACTGTATGGTGCATTAATAGTGAGAGATATTGAATTCTTTTTTCCCGGTTTATATGACACTGACATTGCTTCTCAACATACTCTCATACTAATGGACTGGCAAAGAGAACCTTCAGTTAATCTATTTTACACAATTGGAGCTAGTCTAGAGTATTTGCAAGAGACTGAAGAATATGGCCAACAATATTTTACTGTTTACAATGCCACTGTCGGTCCAGATGGTACTGAAGTTGGGCCTATCCCATTTTGGTCAGGTATAATCAATGATAAAGGTCGACACTTTAATCAATTAGGGGAACCCAACATACCAGGAACAAGCTTAAACTACTTTACTGTCCAAAGACATAGCAGAAATCGTTTCAGAATAATTGGAGCCCAAGCTCTATATTCATTTAGATTCTCAATAGAAGGACACAAACTGACTGTAATTGCTAGCGATGGTGATCCTATCAAACCTATTGAGAATGTTAACTATGTTATTGTTCATACTGGTGAGCGATATGATGTGGTTGTAACTGCAGACAACACCGAACAAAAAGATTTCTGGATTTGGGCTGAAACTTTGGAAGATGAAGACTTGAATAATAACGAAATATACCACAACCCAATAAATACACACAGGGCTGAAGCAGTTCTCCACTATGCTGAGAATCCGCCTATGGATATAGAAGAAATAACTCAAACTTGGGAGTGTACACCATCTTCTAAATGTAAAGCTGTGAATTGCCCATTTTCTCAATACAAAAACATCATGGATTGTGTTAATGTTGATGAATTTGAAAGTCACCCAGACATTCCTGTTCCAGAAGCAATTTATTCTCCTACAGTGACAGGGTTGTTTTACACATTTGGAGAAACAGGCACAGAAGTTAGTTTTGTTGATGGGTTAAGCTTCCGATTACCCACCAACCCACCACTAACTGAATTTGAATCCTTCCAAAATTCCAATGAAATGTGTCCAAGAAGGGGCTGCAATGGACaaaactgtacatgtactcATGTGATAGACCTAAGTAATGTACAAATGGGCAGTGTTGTTGAAATAGTTATTGTTAACAGAATACTTGATGGTACCGATTCTGATGGTGCTTCACATCCGGTGCACCTTCATGGACATCACTTCTATGCAGTTAAGACAGGCTACCCTGAATACAACACAACTACTGGTGAATTTGTTAAGGCTAATGATGATATAAGATGTGTAGCCTCAAAGAGTGCCCAATGCCAAAATCACTTTAGTACAATTGAAGGGAATGATGGATTGATACAGGAACTTGTGTGGAGCAATGATGATGTTGATATAGAGGCTAGACAGTTTGCCAGGAAGGACACGATTTTGGTGCCTTTTGGAGGATATTCTGTCATCAGGTTTATGGCAGATAATCCAGGATGGTGGTTATTCCATTGCCATATACAAACACATCTGTTAAAGGGTATGGGTGCTGTTATCAGGCTGCTACAAGTAACTg ATTTTTGTGAAGTTGACAAAATTTCTGGCAACGTCCAGTACCACAGAAGGAAGAAGACTGCTACCCTCACATTTTCAGTTGCCGGTAGATCTGCAGCTACCACTATTGAATGTAGACTTGACAATGAGAGCTTCAGAACCT GTACTAGTCCATTGACATTCAGTGACATAAGAAGAGGAAGACACAGGGTCACTGTGAAGGCTACTTGTCCTAATGATGGTGACACTGAAATATTACAATTGAGGTTCAGAGCTCATCGTTAG
- the LOC136248127 gene encoding probable outer membrane protein pmp6 — MSLFDSSLNEVVELYQAIAPPYTALLFVNVVIELLLNEITALSYNLIAPPYCSALLLLKHTFEFSSNYMPGISLEKTALPTATLSVVSFINNTASYGGAIYFIQLSNISFGGNSITTFDGNSAEDGGATRGGAKSTASFNGNCLNNTAINGGAIHAATNSRVSFDDFSITTFIENTANGDGGTLGGFNSIISFMGNSVVIFEKNKAISEGGAVRCNYRCTILHNSSSNVSFSDNTAVGGGGAGNLCVSFINNTARYGGAIHSHTNSRVSFDDFSSTTFSMNTVNGNGGALTVAHYSNISFMKCSTTIFQKNKASIGEGGAVHCNDHSNILFIDNSNITFSDNSAVGECGAVDTRDTSKLLITGSSLLIFTNNNAFVGGAIQCTIHSI, encoded by the exons ATGTCATTATTTGATTCTTCACTGAATGAGGTGGTAGAGCTATACCAGGCTATAGCTCCTCCATACACAGCTCTGTTGTTTGTAAATGTTGTTATTGAGCTACTTCTAAATGAGATTACAGCATTGTCATATAACCTCATAGCTCCCCCATACTGTTCTGCTCTATTGCTATTGAAGCATACTTTTGAATTCTCATCAAATTATATGCCAGGAATTTCCCTAGAAAAAACAGCTCTTCCTACTGCAACGTTGTCAGTTGTATCATTTATAAACAACACTGCCTCATATGGAGGAGCTATATATTTCATACAGCTTTCTAACATCTCATTTGGAGGTAACTCAATAAcaacatttgatggtaacagtGCAGAGGATGGAGGAGCTACACGTGGGGGTGCTAAATCTACTGCCTCATTCAACGGAAATTGTTTG AACAACACTGCCATAAATGGAGGAGCTATCCATGCTGCTACTAACAGTAGAGTATCATTTGATGATTTCTCAATAACAACATTTATTGAAAACACTGCTAATGGAGATGGAGGTACTTTGGGAGGATTTAATTCAATTATATCATTTATGGGAAACTCAGTAGTTATATTTGAAAAGAATAAAGCCATTAGCGAAGGAGGAGCTGTCCGTTGTAATTATCGTTGTACAATCTTACATAATAGTAGCTCAAATGTATCATTCAGTGATAATACTGCAGTAGGAGGAGGAGGAGCT GGAAATTTATGTGTATCATTTATAAACAACACTGCCAGATATGGTGGAGCTATCCATTCTCATACTAACAGTAGAGTATCATTTGATGATTTCTCATCAACAACATTTAGTATGAACACTGTTAATGGAAATGGAGGGGCATTGACTGTAGCTCATTATTCAAATATATCATTTATGAAATGCTCTACAACTATATTCCAAAAGAATAAAGCTAGCATAGGAGAGGGAGGAGCTGTTCATTGTAATGATCACAGCAACATCCTATTTATTGATAACTCAAATATAACATTCAGTGACAACAGTGCAGTGGGGGAATGTGGAGCTGTAGACACCAGAGATACTTCTAAACTATTAATCACAGGAAGTTCACTGCTAATATTTACTAACAATAATGCTTTTGTTGGAGGAGCTATACAGTGTACAATTCATTCCATATGA